A window from Mus caroli chromosome 2, CAROLI_EIJ_v1.1, whole genome shotgun sequence encodes these proteins:
- the Wdr34 gene encoding WD repeat-containing protein 34 isoform X2 — protein MAPVSQYDTLRLEAFLRRVEAMVIRELNNNWQSHAFDGYEVNWTEQQQTVSCLHTLVYPLAQGQGLHVTGISWNSTGSVLACAYGRLDDGDWSTLKAYVCTWNLDRQGLNPQQPSVVVEVPSAVMCLAFHPTQPSHIAGGLYSGEVLVWDMSRPEDPLLWRTGLTDDTHTDPVYQVLWLPEPRHSHRFQVLSAATDGKVLLWRGSGAGQLRLAKGFALAVQQLPRSTKLKKPPRGETEVGVTSVAFSSFDSSLFVLGTEGGFPLKCSLASEAAALTRMPSSVPLRAPVQFTFSPHGGPVYSVSCSPFHRNLFLSAGTDGHVHLYSMLQAQPLTSLQLSHKYLFAVRWSPVRPLVFAAASGEGDVQLFDLQKSSQKPTVSITQTQDGSPVYCLEFNSQQTQLLAAGDAKGMVKVWQLSTAFTEQGPREAEDLDQLAAEIAT, from the exons ATGGCTCCTGTTTCCCAGTATGACACCCTCAGGCTGGAAGCCTTTCTCCGGAGGGTGGAGGCCATGGTCATCCGGGAGCTGAACAACAACTGGCAGAGTCATGCCTTCGATGGCTATGAGGTGAACTGGACTGAGCAGCAGCAGACG GTGTCCTGTCTGCATACCCTGGTCTACCCCCTAGCCCAAGGGCAGGGTCTGCACGTGACCGGCATTTCCTGGAACTCGACAGGCTCTGTGCTGGCCTGTGCCTATGGTCG GCTAGATGATGGAGACTGGAGTACACTCAAGGCCTACGTGTGTACTTGGAACCTGGACCGCCAAGGCCTGaatccccagcagccatcagtAGTGGTGGAGGTGCCTAGTGCTGTCATGTGCCTGGCCTTTCATCCCACACAGCCCTCCCACATTGCCG GGGGGCTGTATAGTGGGGAAGTCCTGGTGTGGGACATGAGCCGACCCGAGGACCCACTGCTTTGGCGTACAGGTCTGACAGATGACACTCACACAGACCCAGTGTATCAG GTGCTGTGGTTGCCTGAACCCCGGCATAGCCACCGCTTCCAGGTACTGAGTGCGGCCACAGACGGCAAGGTGCTGCTCTGGAGAGGCAGTGGGGCTGGTCAGCTGCGGCTCGCCAAGGGCTTTGCCCTGGCTGTGCAGCAGCTGCCTCGGAGCACCAAGCTGAAGAAG CCACCCCGTGGAGAGACTGAGGTGGGGGTGACATCAGTGGCCTTCTCCAGCTTTGACTCCAGCCTTTTCGTTTTGGGCACAGAAGGTGGCTTCCCCCTCAAGTGTTCCTTGGCGTCAGAGGCAGCTGCTCTCACTCGGATGCCCAGCTCTGTGCCGCTGAGGGCCCCAGTGCAGTTCACCTTCTCTCCCCACGGTGGCCCCGTGTATTCTGTGAGCTGTTCCCCCTTTCACAG GAATCTCTTCCTGAGCGCTGGGACCGATGGCCATGTCCACCTGTACTCCATGCTGCAGGCTCAGCCCCTTACCTCACTGCAGCTCTCTCACAAGTACCTGTTTGCTGTGCGCTGGTCCCCTGTGCGCCCCTTGgtttttgctgctgcttctggggAAG GTGATGTACAACTGTTTGACCTCCAGAAAAGCTCACAGAAACCCACAGTTTCAATAACACAAACCCAAGATGGAAGTCCTGTCTACTGTCTCGAGTTTAACAGCCAGCAGACACAGCTCTTAGCCGCTGGTGATGCTAAGGGCATGGTCAAAGTGTGGCAGCTGAGCACAGCCTTCACAGAACAAGGACCCCGGGAGGCAGAGGACTTGGATCAGCTAGCAGCAGAAATCGCTACCTGA